ATGGTCGTCGGGTATGGATTCGTGGTCACTATGTGCGTTATTAGGAGCAAATACTGTTTGAGTTAAGCTACTTTTCAGTTGAATAAGGTGAGAAAAGTAAGGTGAGTTATCAAGAGTGCAACTACGTGGTTACAAGAAGGTGAAAAATTTTACTTCTAAAGCGAAGGAATGGGATTTTTGTCACAAGATGACAAGTTATTCAACCATTCCTCAGCTTCTTTGTACAATTTAAACTTACGTTCATCCCGACGAAATTCTGTTGTGTGAACCATTCTTCTGCCATTTATCCATGTTGCACCGTGGTACTTGTGCAGCAGTTCATGGTACAAAACAAATTCTACCACGAATTCAGGAATACTCGCATTATCAAGAGTCAAAGCAATCATTACCTTGTCTCTTGCTGACTCATAATGACCAAATTTGCGATAAGTGTTAATCCTGCCCCAAATCAGACGTGGTTTGATTAAAGAAGAAGCAAAATATTCATGATTGACTTTATGAAATAACTCATTGAGATCGTAGTAATTTCCTTTGGCATTTTCTACAACGACTTCAGTAATGACATCAAGTTCTGTCAAGACATAACTGTATTCTTCACTTTCTGCATAATTTCTAATAAGTCTTGTACTATGTTGACATTTCCCAAATAAAGCTAATTTCACTAGTGCTTCTAAGATTTCATCGCTAGCGTTGATGAAACCTTCACTCAGGATAATAGTCATACCTACTAAGGAACGTTTGTATTTACATAACCCGGCTATTTGGGTTAATTCAACAACAATATTGACTAACTGTTGCTGATGTGTTTCACACAGCGTTTGAGCAATTTGCTTTATTTTAT
This portion of the Brasilonema sennae CENA114 genome encodes:
- a CDS encoding M48 family peptidase, which produces MQTIHLKNIKTQQRAVLDRISNLASTATPNTIQIQELTQTITQVVATIEKICAQSQATPANLTRCSRHIYAWMKFLTHESNLQLHLQTTYKIKQIAQTLCETHQQQLVNIVVELTQIAGLCKYKRSLVGMTIILSEGFINASDEILEALVKLALFGKCQHSTRLIRNYAESEEYSYVLTELDVITEVVVENAKGNYYDLNELFHKVNHEYFASSLIKPRLIWGRINTYRKFGHYESARDKVMIALTLDNASIPEFVVEFVLYHELLHKYHGATWINGRRMVHTTEFRRDERKFKLYKEAEEWLNNLSSCDKNPIPSL